Part of the Pseudarthrobacter sp. L1SW genome, AATGGTGTGGATGTAGGACGAGTCGATCAGCGTGCCGTCGACGTCAAAAAGAACCCCCCGGCGTCGCCCGCCAGGGGGTGTGGTTCCTTGGGGCACCATCAGCGTACCGCTGCCCTCTTGGCCGCAGGGGCCTTCCTGTGGCGGGCAGCTTCCTCCTTGGGGGTGGCCACGGGGCGGACGCGTTCCCGGAGGACACTCCCGGCGCCGTCGTGGCTCTTGTCCCGGATCAACCCGGTACCGGCAATCTCCCGCGCCATTGCCACGCCCGCAACTGCCGCCCTTTTCGTGGGAAAGGTGACCGAGATGGCCATCAGGCTCCCGGCACCATCCAGCATCCGGACCCTGTAGCCGCCGTCAGGCGCATCCACGAGCTCAAAATACCCGGCCATACAAATCACTCCTCCGTCAGTCACCGCGTCGTGCTTTGTTGGAGCACTCCATGAGGTGTTAGTAAGTATACTTATCTATTCTGCGAAGGAGAAGCCACCCCTGGCCGCGCCGCCTCAGCGCGGTTCCGCTGACTCCGGCGGAATGGGGGTGTCACTCCGGCGAACGGTATCCTGATGAAGCTCCAAGGCGCTAGTCACAAGCGCGAAGTGGCTGAATGCCTGCGGCGTATTGCCCAGCTGCCGCCCGGCCTTCACGGCCCATTCCTCGCTCAGCAGGCCGACGTCGTTCCGCAGGTCCAGCAGCCGCTCGAAAAGTTCCCGCGATTCCTCGTGCCGGCCCGCGCCCAGCAGCGCCTCCACCAGCCAGAAGGAGCACGCAAGGAAGACGCCCTCGTCACCCGGCAGGCCGTCGTCGCTCTCCTCCGGGCGGTACCGCAGGACGAACCCGTCCTGCGTGAGGTCGCGCTGGATCGCCTCGATGGTTCCGATCACCCGCGGGTCATCGGGCGGCAGGAACCCCACGCGCGGGATCAGGAGGAGGCTGGCGTCCAGCCCGGACCGGCCGTAGGACTGCACAAACGTGTTGCGGGAAGCGTCGAACCCGTTGGCCATGACGTCCTGGTGGATGGTGTCCCGCAGCCTTTCCCAACGCTCGGCCGGCCCCGGCAGGCCGGATTCCCGGACGCCTTTCACCATCCGGTCCGCAGCCACCCAGGCCATAACCTTCGAGTGGGTGAAGTGGCGGCGCGGGCCCCGCATTTCCCAGAGGCCGTTGTCCGGCTGGTCCCAGATGGTCTCCAGGTGCTCCATGAGGGCAAGCTGGACATCCCAGGCCTCGTCCGGATGCGTCAGCAGCGAATTCCGGGTCAGCGCGAGGCAGTCCAGCACTTCGCCCCAGACGTCAAGCTGCAGCTGCTCCGCCGCTCCGTTGCCGATGCGGACCGGGGACGAATTTTCGTAGCCCTTCAGCCAGGGCAGCTCCATCTCCGGCAGGCGGCGCTCGCCGTGGATGCCGTACATGATCTGCAGGTCCGCGGGGTCGCCGGCCACCGCCCGGAGCAGCCAGTCCCGCCAGGCGGCAGCCTCCGCCGTATAGCCGGCGGCCAGGAGCGCCTGAAGCGTCATGGTGGCATCCCGGAGCCAGCAGTAGCGGTAGTCCCAGTTGCGCGGGCCGCCCAGCTGCTCCGGCAAGGATGTGGTCACGGCCGCGACGATGCCGCCCGTGGGGGCGTAGGTCAGCGCCTTCAGCGTCACCAGGGAGCGCAAAACCGCGTCCTGGTACTTCCCCTTGACGGTGCACTGGGAAGCCCAGCCGCGCCAGAACGCGGTGGTGGTCCCCAGGACTTCCTCGGCGTCCACGGTGTGCGGCCGGGCCACATGGCTTGGCGCCCAGGTGAGCACGAACGGAACGCGCTCCCCGGCGCTGACCGTGAAGTCGCTGACGGTGTGCATGTTCTCGCTCTGGAGGGGCGCCGGCGTTACGAAATAGACCGCGTCCGGGCCGGCGATGGCGTGTAGCCCCAGCTCATCCCGGCGGACCCACGGGATGATGTGGCCGTAGTCAAAGCGGAGGACCAGCTCACAGTGCATCGGCACGCTGCCGCTGACGCCCTCAACGATGCGGACGATGTCTGCCACGGAGTCGCGGGGCGGCATGAAGTCGATGACCCGCACAGTCCCCTCGGGTGTTTCCCACTCCGTTTCCAGCACCAGCGTGCCTTCACGGTAGCCCCTCCGGGTGCATGGCCCGCCGCTTTGGGGCGCCAACAGCCAGCGGCCGGCCTCGGGCGTGTCCAGCAGGGAGTTGAAGCAGGCCGGCGAATCGAACCGGGGAAGGCACAGCCAGTCGATGGAGCCGTCCTTGCTGACCAGGGCCCCTGTTTGAAGGTCGCCCACCACCGCGTAATCTTCAATGCGCGCCATGTCCTTACCCTGCCACAGCCGTCCCGAAAAGGAAGGGCATCCACCGGTGTAGCCTGAAAGAACGCCCCACGGGAGGAACTATGGCAATCCACATCGGCACCTCCGGCTGGAGCTACGACCACTGGGAAAACGTCCTCTATCCGCCTAAATTGCCCGTCAGGGACAGGCTGGCCCACTACGTCTCCCGCTTCAGCACGGTCGAACTCAACGCCAGCTTCTACCGCTGGCCCCGTGACACCACGTTTGCGGGCTGGAACCGGCGCCTGCCGCACGGCTTTACCATGTCCGTCAAGGCTCCCCGCGGGCTGACCCACGCCCGGAAGCTGCACCAGCCGGAGGTGTGGCTGGAGCGGATCGAGCGGTGCTGGCATGAGCTCGGTGACAAACGGGCGGTCCTCCTGGTGCAGCTGCCGCCCGGGATGGAACGCGATGACGCCCGGCTGGACTACTTCCTGGCCTCGGTACCGGAGTGGATCCGGGTGTCCGTGGAGTTCCGGCACCCGAGCTGGGACTGCCCAGAGGTGTACGCCCTGCTGGAACGGCACCGGGCCGCCTACTGCATCATGAGTGGAGCCAACCTCCCCTGCATCCTGCGGACCACCGCCCCGTTCACGTATGTGCGCCTGCACGGCCCCGACCACCAGCACCTCTATGCAGGCTCCTATTCTGACGCTGACCTGCACTGGTGGGCGGACCGCATCCGGGAGTGGGCCAGCAGCGGCCTGGACGTGTATGCGTATTTCAATAACGACGGCGGCGGCAACGCAGTGCGCAACGCGGAGACCCTGCGCTGGATCCTTGGGGAAGGGTGACGTCACGGAGCGACGGCAAGGGGCCGGGAGTGGCCCCGACCGGTGCAGCCTGTGGCAGAGTGGTCCCATGGACACGGCTCCCCAGACCCCGCCAGAGCATGCAGCAGCGCCCACGGCCCAGAGCAAGACGGACCACACCCAGCTCTACGGAAACCAGGTCTTCAGGCTTGCTCACCGGATCTCCGATGCCGTCAACACGGTGCGCATCCAGGTGGCCAAACGCTGGAAGTTCGTTCCGCAGACCATCGCCTACCAGGGCTACGGCTCAACCAGCATGGTGCGCGTGCTGGGCCGGGTCCTGCTGACCCAGAAGCCGCTGCCTGGCAGCAAGGCCGAACACGCGGCGCAAAACGGCAACCAGAACGTGCGCGGCTGGCGCGCCTTCACCAGCGTTCCCCTGCAGTTCACCGACGTCGAAATCACCATCGGCGATGTTGTCACCCATGTCCGGGCTGACCGCGGCGGACTGATCGACACCGAGGTCAACGTGCGGCTCGAGCCGGGCTGGCACACGGCGGTCCTGCGGGCCGAGGGCACGGAACCGGTTGAGGCAAAGATCCGGGTCATTGCCCCGGACGTCAAGTTCGGCATCGTTTCCGACATTGATGACACGGTCATGGTCACTGCCCTGCCCCGGCCTTTCCTGGCCCTCTGGAACACGTTCGTCCTCAGCGAGCGGGCCCGCATGGCAACCCCCGGGATGGCGGTCCTGCTGGACCGGCTGACCATCGAACACCCGGACGCGCCGGTGATCTACCTGTCCACGGGGCCGTGGAACGCCGCCCCCACCCTGGCCCGCTTCCTGTCCCGGAACATGTACCCTTCCGGGGCCCTGCTGCTGACCGACTGGGGCCTGACCCAGGACCGGTGGTTCCGGAGCGGCCA contains:
- a CDS encoding glycoside hydrolase family 15 protein — encoded protein: MARIEDYAVVGDLQTGALVSKDGSIDWLCLPRFDSPACFNSLLDTPEAGRWLLAPQSGGPCTRRGYREGTLVLETEWETPEGTVRVIDFMPPRDSVADIVRIVEGVSGSVPMHCELVLRFDYGHIIPWVRRDELGLHAIAGPDAVYFVTPAPLQSENMHTVSDFTVSAGERVPFVLTWAPSHVARPHTVDAEEVLGTTTAFWRGWASQCTVKGKYQDAVLRSLVTLKALTYAPTGGIVAAVTTSLPEQLGGPRNWDYRYCWLRDATMTLQALLAAGYTAEAAAWRDWLLRAVAGDPADLQIMYGIHGERRLPEMELPWLKGYENSSPVRIGNGAAEQLQLDVWGEVLDCLALTRNSLLTHPDEAWDVQLALMEHLETIWDQPDNGLWEMRGPRRHFTHSKVMAWVAADRMVKGVRESGLPGPAERWERLRDTIHQDVMANGFDASRNTFVQSYGRSGLDASLLLIPRVGFLPPDDPRVIGTIEAIQRDLTQDGFVLRYRPEESDDGLPGDEGVFLACSFWLVEALLGAGRHEESRELFERLLDLRNDVGLLSEEWAVKAGRQLGNTPQAFSHFALVTSALELHQDTVRRSDTPIPPESAEPR
- a CDS encoding DUF72 domain-containing protein; translation: MAIHIGTSGWSYDHWENVLYPPKLPVRDRLAHYVSRFSTVELNASFYRWPRDTTFAGWNRRLPHGFTMSVKAPRGLTHARKLHQPEVWLERIERCWHELGDKRAVLLVQLPPGMERDDARLDYFLASVPEWIRVSVEFRHPSWDCPEVYALLERHRAAYCIMSGANLPCILRTTAPFTYVRLHGPDHQHLYAGSYSDADLHWWADRIREWASSGLDVYAYFNNDGGGNAVRNAETLRWILGEG
- a CDS encoding App1 family protein gives rise to the protein MDTAPQTPPEHAAAPTAQSKTDHTQLYGNQVFRLAHRISDAVNTVRIQVAKRWKFVPQTIAYQGYGSTSMVRVLGRVLLTQKPLPGSKAEHAAQNGNQNVRGWRAFTSVPLQFTDVEITIGDVVTHVRADRGGLIDTEVNVRLEPGWHTAVLRAEGTEPVEAKIRVIAPDVKFGIVSDIDDTVMVTALPRPFLALWNTFVLSERARMATPGMAVLLDRLTIEHPDAPVIYLSTGPWNAAPTLARFLSRNMYPSGALLLTDWGLTQDRWFRSGQDHKHRNLERLAKEFPDMRWLLIGDNGQHDEAIYSGFAQENPDKVAAIAIRQLSISESVFAGGHSEDGDHTASQVPWIYSPDGAGIAKQLATLDLL